The following proteins come from a genomic window of Veillonellales bacterium:
- a CDS encoding tetratricopeptide repeat protein, with protein sequence MFIIKKYLIVLFFLTIFAVILNSHVYASYSNTPTLIDSSDNDKLSLGNNYFKKGQYDMAITVYSEALKVNPRLVAYYNNRAVTYFRIGKYEKAIDDLTSGIEIDPNYAVSYYNRGYVYDELKNYDLAIADYSKAIAIDSGREEYYYNRGVSYYSNHISDLAIADFSKAIELNPKYYIAYNNRGNIYREKRKYDLAIADFNQAIAYNKDYAYAYNNRGLVYYALRDYDTAIEDFNKAIIISPDYQAAFINRGMCYGDKRQYDLAIADYTKAIQLDNNNGAVFTLRGGAYRQQGLYDLAIKDYDRAIELNPNDIMPRVCKKLLLDKLESNN encoded by the coding sequence TTTTCTTTCTTACGATATTTGCTGTTATATTAAATTCGCATGTATATGCATCATACTCAAATACTCCGACTTTAATAGATTCGAGTGATAATGATAAACTTAGCCTTGGAAATAATTATTTTAAAAAAGGTCAATATGATATGGCTATTACTGTGTATTCAGAAGCATTAAAGGTCAATCCTAGGTTAGTTGCTTATTACAATAACCGTGCTGTAACTTATTTTAGAATTGGAAAATATGAAAAGGCAATTGATGACTTAACAAGTGGTATTGAAATTGATCCGAATTATGCAGTTTCATATTATAATCGAGGTTATGTCTATGATGAACTTAAGAATTATGACTTAGCGATTGCGGATTATAGTAAAGCAATTGCAATTGATTCTGGCAGAGAAGAATATTATTATAATCGCGGAGTATCTTATTATTCTAATCATATTTCTGATTTAGCAATAGCTGACTTCAGCAAGGCAATTGAACTTAATCCTAAATACTATATTGCATATAATAATCGAGGAAATATATATAGGGAAAAGAGAAAATATGATTTAGCGATAGCTGACTTTAATCAAGCTATTGCTTACAATAAAGATTATGCTTATGCATACAATAATCGTGGGCTGGTTTACTACGCTTTAAGAGATTATGATACAGCAATTGAAGACTTTAACAAAGCAATAATTATTAGTCCAGATTATCAAGCTGCTTTTATAAACCGAGGAATGTGTTATGGTGATAAAAGGCAATATGATTTAGCAATAGCTGATTATACTAAGGCTATTCAACTTGATAATAACAATGGGGCTGTGTTTACTCTTCGAGGAGGAGCTTATAGACAACAAGGATTGTACGATTTGGCTATTAAAGATTATGATCGTGCGATAGAATTAAATCCGAATGATATAATGCCTAGAGTATGTAAAAAGCTACTGCTTGATAAATTAGAATCTAATAATTGA